TGCTGCTGTACTCCACGGTGGGAAGGGCCGCAGGTTTAAGGTAATATTCGACCCGCGCGGTGGCCACGTCGATCTTGAATCCGCCGGGGAAGATGAGCACCGCCGTCCCGAACTTGTGGTGCGGGCGCACACGGCAGGGATTCTCGCGGGCGAACGCCTCGGCGAACTCGATCCCGTCCCCTTCGATCACGATGTCCACGTCGAGGTTGTCGATACGCATCACGAGGTCACGGACGAACCCGCCGACGACGTACGCCGACATGCCGATCCGTTCGGCCACGGTTCCCGCGGACCGAAGCAGGTCCACCACCTCCTCCGGCAGGCGCTCCCGTATCAGGTGCGCGACGTTTTTCTGCCGTGCGACCAGGCCGGCTTCCGGTATGTTCTCTCCCGCGTCGGGAGGCGGAAGCTCCCGAACTCCGTGCAGGAATCGCAACAGCCCCGTCCGCGTGATTACCCCCGCCACCTGCCCGCCCGAGAGCACCGGGATCAGCCGCTGGTTCTTGCCGAGGATGATTTCCTGTACGCGCTCGATCCCCTCTCCCGGCTCGACCGATTCGAAGTCGGAGTTCATGTACTCGGCGGCTTTCTCCGCGCCGAGCCCGTGGAAGAGCGCCTTCTCGACGATCTGGCGTGTTATGATCCCCGCCGTCTCCCCTCCCCGCAATACCGGCAGCGCGTTTATGTTGAACCGCGTCAACTGCTGATGAACCTCTTCCACCGTGCTCTCCGCGTCCGCGCACCTGGCCGGGGCAGCCATGATGTCCGCAGCGGTGCGCCTCGGGATCACCTTATCCGAGAGGACCAAAAGGATCTTCTCTTTCACCTGGAAAACGGTCGCGTCCTTTATGTTGGCGGAAGCGGCGTATGCATGGCCTCCTCCTCCGAACTCCCTCATGACGGCGCCTGCGTCCACCTCCGGCCTGCGGCTCCTCCCTACGATCACGACCCGGTCTCCCATCTGGCAGATGGCGAACAGCACGTTTGCCGCCTCCATGTCGCGCAGTTTGTGGACGAGTACGGCCAGGTCTCCGACGTATTCTTCCCTGCGCGCTTCCGCGATCACCACCTCCACGCCGTGGATGTTGTAGGACCGCGACCCCTGGATGAGATCGTAAAGCAGCGAGATCTGCTCGGAAGTGAGGTCCTTGGCGAGGATGTCGGACACCGCGCCCAGGTTCGCTCCGCAGGAAAGGAGGTGCGCGGCCGCCAGGTAATCGGAAACGGTCGTCGAGGGGAAAATGAGCGAGCCTGTATCTTCGTAGATCCCCAGCATCATCACCGTGGCCTCGTCCGGAGTGACCGGGATGCCTCGCTCCTTCAGGATCTCCACCAGGATCGTCGTCGTGGAACCGACGGGACGTATCACTTCGACGCTACCACGCAGGTCCGCCTCCTCGTCGGGGTGGTGGTCATAGATGTGTATGTCCACGCCGGGGCGCATCGCGACTTCCGCGAAAACGCCGATACGTGAGGAGTTGCGGATGTCGACCAGGACCAGGCGGGTTACCCGTGAAAGGTCGATTTCCTTCGCCCTGCGGACTTCAAGAGCGTAAAAGGCGGACTGCAGGAGGAACCCTTTTACCATTTCCTCCTGCG
The DNA window shown above is from Deltaproteobacteria bacterium and carries:
- a CDS encoding CBS domain-containing protein, encoding MEVVTTHVNADFDTIASMVAAHKLYPDAVLVLPGSQEEMVKGFLLQSAFYALEVRRAKEIDLSRVTRLVLVDIRNSSRIGVFAEVAMRPGVDIHIYDHHPDEEADLRGSVEVIRPVGSTTTILVEILKERGIPVTPDEATVMMLGIYEDTGSLIFPSTTVSDYLAAAHLLSCGANLGAVSDILAKDLTSEQISLLYDLIQGSRSYNIHGVEVVIAEARREEYVGDLAVLVHKLRDMEAANVLFAICQMGDRVVIVGRSRRPEVDAGAVMREFGGGGHAYAASANIKDATVFQVKEKILLVLSDKVIPRRTAADIMAAPARCADAESTVEEVHQQLTRFNINALPVLRGGETAGIITRQIVEKALFHGLGAEKAAEYMNSDFESVEPGEGIERVQEIILGKNQRLIPVLSGGQVAGVITRTGLLRFLHGVRELPPPDAGENIPEAGLVARQKNVAHLIRERLPEEVVDLLRSAGTVAERIGMSAYVVGGFVRDLVMRIDNLDVDIVIEGDGIEFAEAFARENPCRVRPHHKFGTAVLIFPGGFKIDVATARVEYYLKPAALPTVEYSSIKQDMYRRDFTINTLAVRLNPQTFGELIDFYSAQRDIKERALRVLHSLSFVEDPSRILRALRFERRFGFIVGKHTLNLIRNAVRLDLIGRLPKPRLFGELELILREQDPVAILRRLGELGIGPSIHPKIALDRKQLSLLGDTSEVLVWFSLLFLEEKVEKWGVLFLSLLDPLSTEEAIAYAAELGVGRRAREWVRISRYEADVPIQRLLTSRAVSRKMIFDCFNPLPNEVILYMMAKTKHADIKRYISLYFTQLKNVRPQVTGKDLLSLGYVPGPDFRRILDEILERKFTGELKTKAAEMSFILSHFPQKQGRS